Part of the Streptomyces sp. HSG2 genome, CTGCCGCTGCGTCTCGTCGCCGAACTGCGCCAAGAGCTCCATGTTGCCGGTGTCCGGTGCGGCGCAGTTCGTCGCCGTGGGCGCGAGCTGGGGGCTGCGCCCCATGATCTCGGCGAGCGGTGCGTACTGGAGGTTGGTCAGTCCGGCTCCGTGCTCGGCGTCGGGCAGGAAGAGGTTCCACAACCCCCGGCGGCGGGCCTCGGCCTTCAACTCCTCGACCACGGGCGGGTTTTCCCACGGCGAAGCGAGTGTCGCGCGCTGCTCGTGGGCCACCCGCTCGGCCGGGTGGACGTGCTCCGTCATGAAGTCCGTCAGCCTGCGGCGGAGTTCCTCGGTGCGCGCGTCGTATGCGAAGTCCATGCCGATCAGCCCTCCCGAAGGCCCGTGTGCAGCGTGGTCCGTCCCCGCTCGATGAAGAGCGGGACCAGACCGCCGATGTGCTCGAATCCGGCGCCGACCGTGCGCCCCAGCGTGTAGCGGTAGTGGATGCCCTCCAGGATCACCGCGAGCTTGAACCACGCGAAGGCCGTGTACCAGGCGACGCCCGAGACGTCGCGGCCCGAACGGGCCGCGTACCTCTCGATCAGCTCCCGTGGTGTGGGGTGGCCGGCGGCCCGTGCGGTGGTGGAGACGGGCGATCCGGGAACGTCCAGCGGCTCGCTGTACATGGCCAGCAGGCCGAGGTCGGTCAGCGGGTCGCCGAGGGTGGACATCTCCCAGTCCAACACCGCCGTGATCCGGTCGTTCCCGTCGATCAGCACGTTGTCGAGCCGATAGTCGCCGTGCACCACCGTCGGGGCGGGGGAGCGAGGCAGATCCCGGGCGAGTTCGGCGCGCAGCGCGTCGATCCCGGGCAGGTCGCGGTCGCCGGACGCCTCCAACTGCCGCCCCCAGCGGCGCAGCTGCCGATCCAGGAACCCCTCGGGGCGCCCGAAGTCGGCCAGGCCCGCACCGACCGGGTCCACCGAGTGCAGCTCGACGAGGGTGTCCACCAGTCGGAGCACGGCCTCCCTGGTGCGCTCGGGGCCCAGGGCGGCCAGCTGGTCGGCGCCGCGGAAGGGCGTGCCCTCGACGAACTCCATCACGTAGAAGGGGGCGCCGAGGACGCCCTCGTCCTCGCACAGCAGTACCGTGTCCGGGACCGGGACACCGGTGGGGCCCAGGGCGCTGATCACCCGGTGCTCGCGCCGCATGTCGTGGGCGGTGGCCAGCACATGGCCCAGTGGCGGCCGTCTGACGACCCATCGTGAACGCCCGTCGGTCACCGCGTAGGTGAGGTTCGACCGACCTCCCTCGATCAGGCGGGCGGACAGCGGCCCCCTCACGAGGCCGGGGCGTTCACGGTCGAGCAGACCGCGGAGCCGGTCGACGTCGAGTCCGGGCGGGTGGTCGGGGCTCATCGGCGCTCCCGCGGGCAGGGTGAGGACACGCGCTCATGATGCCGACCGGTCGGTACGTCGTCCAGTGGTGGAGCCCAACGTGATCCGCGCCACGCGTGTCGACGGGCCCCCGCGGCGCCTCGTCGTTCGATCCGACCCCGGGGGAGGGAACGACGGGCCGGCTCGCTTGGCGCCTCGCCCCGCGTCCGCTCGTCCACCGGCCCCGGGCGGGCCTCCCCATCCACGTGTCAGAGCAGTACCAGAAGGGCGCCGAAGAAGCCGAGCGACACCACGCACCACACCGCCGTCGAGGCCGCCGCGGGAGCCAGGGCGGAAGGACGCTCGCCGGCCGACAGGTCCCGGGTCCTGCCATGGGCCACGAGCAGAAGGGCCGAGCACGGCAAGGCGCAGAGCGCGAGGGCGACCAGGCCCGCCGCGGTGGCGCCGTCACGGACGGAGGCGCGGGCCGCCAGGACGCAGACCACGGCACAGGAGAGCGTGGTCCGCCGCCAGGCGAGACGGGTGCGTTCGGGCTGAAGACCCGGATCGCGGGTCCCCCGGGATCCGGGTCCGTCCTCGGCGGGCAGCCCGATCACCCGGCCCAACCGGCGACGACCACCAGTGCCATCGCCACCGCCAGCAAGGTGACGACGACGCCGAGCAGTGCGGGGAAGCGGGAAGCGGGAAGGTCCTCGCCCCGGCGCATGGCCAGTTCGCACCGGACCCAGTGGTGCACCGCGCGGAGGGAACACAGCGCCCCGGCGCCGAGCAGGGCCACGGCGAGTCCGACCCGCCAGCCGTGGCGCAGGTCCGGCAGGAACTGGTCGACGGCGAAACC contains:
- a CDS encoding phosphotransferase family protein, producing MSPDHPPGLDVDRLRGLLDRERPGLVRGPLSARLIEGGRSNLTYAVTDGRSRWVVRRPPLGHVLATAHDMRREHRVISALGPTGVPVPDTVLLCEDEGVLGAPFYVMEFVEGTPFRGADQLAALGPERTREAVLRLVDTLVELHSVDPVGAGLADFGRPEGFLDRQLRRWGRQLEASGDRDLPGIDALRAELARDLPRSPAPTVVHGDYRLDNVLIDGNDRITAVLDWEMSTLGDPLTDLGLLAMYSEPLDVPGSPVSTTARAAGHPTPRELIERYAARSGRDVSGVAWYTAFAWFKLAVILEGIHYRYTLGRTVGAGFEHIGGLVPLFIERGRTTLHTGLREG
- a CDS encoding DUF202 domain-containing protein, which produces MTRLARSVRLWFVPEDVRRVGTTPDYRFSLANERTFLAWLRTALALVGGGFAVDQFLPDLRHGWRVGLAVALLGAGALCSLRAVHHWVRCELAMRRGEDLPASRFPALLGVVVTLLAVAMALVVVAGWAG
- a CDS encoding DUF202 domain-containing protein; this encodes MIGLPAEDGPGSRGTRDPGLQPERTRLAWRRTTLSCAVVCVLAARASVRDGATAAGLVALALCALPCSALLLVAHGRTRDLSAGERPSALAPAAASTAVWCVVSLGFFGALLVLL